The Acipenser ruthenus chromosome 27, fAciRut3.2 maternal haplotype, whole genome shotgun sequence genome includes a window with the following:
- the LOC117431927 gene encoding achaete-scute homolog 1b-like has product MDSTFATAQIMQSAYSFGLESRGVVALQASTQECGGGSMLPSSNSKSKVLKRQRSSSPELLRCKRRLSFNGLGYTIPQQQPVAVARRNERERNRVKLVNMGFQTLRQHVPNGAANKKMSKVETLRSAVEYIRALQQLLDEHDAVSAAFQCGVPSPTISTSYSADPGSPHSTYSSDEGSYEHLSSEEQELLDFTTWFDRY; this is encoded by the coding sequence ATGGATAGCACCTTTGCAACTGCACAGATCATGCAAAGTGCATACAGTTTTGGACTTGAGAGCCGCGGCGTTGTTGCCCTACAAGCCTCCACACAGGAGTGTGGTGGCGGCTCCATGCTCCCCTCTTCCAATAGCAAGAGCAAGGTGCTGAAGAGGCAACGATCCAGCTCGCCAGAGCTGCTGAGGTGCAAGAGGAGACTAAGCTTTAACGGGCTCGGATACACAATCCCACAGCAGCAACCTGTAGCGGTGGCAAGGCGGAATGAAAGGGAGAGGAATCGGGTCAAGCTGGTGAACATGGGCTTCCAGACCCTCCGCCAACACGTTCCGAACGGGGCTGCCAACAAGAAGATGAGTAAAGTGGAGACACTGAGGTCGGCAGTGGAGTATATCAGAGCCTTGCAGCAGCTTCTAGATGAGCACGATGCGGTGTCAGCGGCTTTCCAGTGCGGAGTACCCTCCCCGACCATATCCACAAGCTACTCCGCGGACCCCGGCTCTCCCCATTCCACCTACTCGTCAGATGAGGGAAGTTACGAGCATCTCAGTTCGGAAGAGCAGGAACTACTAGATTTCACCACTTGGTTTGACAGATACTAA